AATGAATGACCAAATATTACATCTTTCTGGTGCTTTAAAACCGTCCTGTGAGAAGGCAGTTATTTGTGGGAATGTGGTAACTAAAGGCCAGTTATTACAtgacacaattacacaatattacATGAGCCAGCACTAATCATCCAGTCATTCAGAGATTCCTCCTTTGTGCAAAGAATCTCATAGATTTTTCAGTGACTTTTCTCAGAATAAATGGTATCAGCGTAAGCCTGTATCTAATGGCCAAAGTGACACAATCTATATACAGGCAGAAGTAAGtaagaataaaacaaaagcTCCCTGGGATTAAAAACTCTCAAAGAATTGTGAAGACATGCAGTAAGGTTCGTGAATTTAGAGTAAAACCTTGGCTTTGagcatttttttagtttttcagaTAACCCTTCTGAACACAGATTAAGCAAAATATTATGCCCTGTTGATTTTTGTAGGTCAGATTTCCTATTCAGGAATCTCTCCCCATTCGGTCTCAAGCATTTCCCCCCAGAGCAGAGGCATTTATATGACTAACtatgacagaaacaaaaaaaaaaaaaggtgctcaACCCTCCATGCCATTACCGACTAATACAGTGCATGTCTTCACTAGCATTAACCTCTTCTCATTCAAATCACCCCAAGCTACACAGTAAAAACCACAGAGGCGAGGAGCTCAGCGGTGCGCAAGCATGCCCGGCCTGTCTGACAACCCCCACAAACCTACAGACAAATCACACAAGTGACTCAGTGGAAACTTTTCTGAGGTTTTAGCTGGAGTGCAAAGAGGGGGAGCCGTTCCCTCTCAAGTTCCACATCTGCTGCTTCTTAAGCTCTCTGGTAAAACTTTTATGGTAAAAGTCAACCGTATGTTAAACTAACAGCAAAAGTGTCCTTACAAAAGCTATCTAGACAGAAATGCACCCACAGTCTCACATTTCACGGCAAGTCTGGGCACGGTGGGTTGGGTGTGGAAGCTGGCTCGGTGTTGACCTCCCAGCTCCTAACACACCCTTCAGTTTCAAAAGTCCTGGGATCACCTTGACAGCAATCGTGGGCTTAAGCTCTGCGGCAGCATAACACCTAAACTTGGACCAGTCACTGGGAGAATGTCAGGAAACTCAGGGTTCAGatgattctttaaaaaaaataacgcTCTCGTGCTGCATTGTGACTTTGTCATTGCTACTGAATTGACAGATTGTcacaattagttttttttttgacagacagTGTCGGGGTTGGCTCATACTTGTCTTTTCCAATGGTCTCGTAGTCTTTCACAATAACATCAATGAATGAGGACGCCTCCAGCGGCAATCCTTTCAGATCAAAGTCCAGAACCTGCAATCATAGCaataacatctttttttttgtggatgtaGGCTCCTGCGGGCGTGTAGCGGAGAGGTCTACCCCAACACTTACCTCGTTCCACACTGGGTTCACCTCATTGTCAATGTgcttcgtcttcttcttctcaccTTAATAAAGGGAGGTGAGGGGTGTGAAATGGTACATGCAATTTCTGACTTGGCCTGTGTTCCTGCATCCTGTGTCATATTCCCTCTGTCCCTGTATCCCCTTATAAGGACATGATCTGCCCTATATGGAAAAGCCGACGGACTTGCAGTGTAGTCCAAAGAATAAACTGAGAAACAGGTGAAGGCTGACATGATGTAAACATGTATGAAAGTAAGTAAAAAGGAAAGGACAGGAAGGTAAAGTAAGttaaaggaaaggaaaggtGCGACAGGTTCGCTCACCGTTGAACACGACCGTGGCGACAGGGTCGGGGTCTCCAAGCGTTTTCTTGGGGATCCCCTTGGCGGACTCCACCACGATCCGCAGCATTTTCCTCGTCCACGCGAGCGACCACTCGGGATCGAATCGCTCGGGATTTATTCTCGGTGCGCGAACGAGGAAGCGGGGCGGAGGGGGGCAGCCTGATGGAGAGGAGGGAGTAGCCTCGgagttttaaatacatttacatgtcttCGCCTGGCGCAGCCCTTTTTTATCCCGACTTCGTGGGATCCAAGACGAGTTTGTAACATGGTGTCGGTCATTTTTAAGCAAGTTTATATTAGTTAGACAACACATGAATTAAACGACAAGGATACGCGCATAATGAAGGAGTTAGtagaatgtttttatgtgtgtaatgTCACCTACAACATAAAACATTGTGGTCATTGAAGCTGGAAAACTGAACaccagcgacacacacacacacacacacacacacacacacacacacaagaagcgATCCGACTCAGTCCCTGAGCGCACAGATTTAACGCCAACTTATAGATCAGGGTGCTGAAAACACAGCTACGGACAATTTTTTCAATTATGCCAGACGAGGAAGCGAAAACGGCGTTCGTATTAAAATATCCgcgaaaatattttttttggcaCGCAAATCCAGACGCCCAATGCGTTGGTGATGATCGCATAATTACTAAACAGCATgatttttattgtgcatttttgtttgtgCTTCTGTGTCTTCGAGGTTTTATACTCTGGCGCCACCGTGTGGTAAACACGAACATcacctgctgtttttttatattagttgTGTACCGTGAAACCCCTGCGAGGGCAATGCAGGacttctttaaataaaaaaaaaatgtttttacaatAATTGACAATTAATTCTCAACACGTTCAAACCAGGGTTTGTTCCCAATGTGGGTTTTTTCCGGGTCTCTAATGGAGCGCAGGTACGAAATCTCGCGGTACTTCACGTCCTCCACGCGCGTGTTGTTGCCGAATCAAGAGACCTGCCACTTCAAATAACCCCAAACTACCCACGTGAGTAActaaattacacatttacaaatgttttgtCGGGTAGGTTTAAAATGTACGTAAAATCTAAAGCAAGAACAGACTAAACAGCTCTGCATATCTGGGGTAAAGCACGCTTGGTTGATCTAGCCAGCCATGGTTATTAAGCGCTAACTAACACTTTAGTCGGCATACCAGTAATGCGATGCTagtctttccttttctttttttaaaaacgatTTTAGCTGCAGACCGGACTGGTTTAGTGTGGTGAAAATGAGATGGTGCAGATTACTCGACCTCAGGGAACTTGTGGTCATGTTCAAACCCTGCTGCCATCAGGACACTTTTAATCCGATTTCCCACCTCCAACTCATCTTATATTGAATGTGTaataaggtttctacctcaccctttaattttatatttgtattatattttgtgttATGCGAGtatatgtattcagtatttatGAAACCTCTCCAGCTCAGGGACTTCAACGtattttgttgtacttgttacaatgacaataaagatattccgAAAAACATCCCAACAAGTGCACGTATGATGAAGATCTATCCCTCATCCTCAGACCGAGATGGCCCAGACCCCTGGAAACAACGACCAGAGAGCCAGACTTCTCCGCTTTCTCAATGTTGAGACCGAATACATCAAAAATAAGTTAGCAgtggtgtctgataaatgcagagaACTGCTGATTCAGCAGAATACAGAGCCAATGGTTAGTATGACAACTGCAAAAGAAAACTAGTCTGTGGTGTGTTTAAATCCAGTAAAGATAAGTGTTGGTTTGTGCAGGTGTGTGCTTCGAGTTTTCGGACTGTCCAGGAGTCGCTGAGGGATGTGAGTCTCCTCTTGACCAAGCCCGCCTTAATTTGTGCCCTTAACAAAACCAGCCCAGTCCTGCTCAGAGGGCATTTATTCCCTATTTAAAATCCTTTCTGTTTTGTTCTGGCTTGTGTAAAGGCGCTAGAGAAGAACCAGCAGTGGCTGGCCTACAGTCAGCAGGTAGAGGCCCGTGTCTCAGCCGTGCTGGCGAGAGTCGACCAGCTGGAGCAGCGGCACCACCAAGAGCTCGATTCGCAGGGTGAACCGTGACTCCCCAGAACACTCTCTCTCCAGTGTCTGTTCACAGAAGCTGCCAAGTTGATGAACACAAATtttccaaaatatatataaattttcctcaaaaacacacaatcacGAAAATTAGTTTTAGCCCAATCGAAACAAAGCTGGAAATCATTTCTAATACATTCTGAAATATGAGTGTATCTGTTGTTTATCCAGGTTAGAGCTTCAGTGGGACTGGTGCCAGATTGTCATGAGATTAATTAAAGTTAGAAGTCATTAAAAGTTCACCTGTGAATGAATACTGGAGTAATTAGTCCAAACGTTTTCATTTGATATTGGTTTATTACAATTAAGCAAGTGTATTATTAATATGCTAATGTAATGATGTTGTAAAGATGGGAGACTTGGCGAAATGCAGCAGCATCACGAGGGAAACCTACAGAGACGTGAAGCTCAGTCGGAACTCCTGGACCGGCAGAGAGAGCTGGAGCAGTTGGAGCAGCACCTGAGGGAAAAGCATGCGGAGCTGAGCCGAGTGCAGCGCAGGATTCAGGACAGGCGGAGGGAGTTAGACCTGGTGAGGCAAAAGTAAtgttatattacattacattatatacaGGTAGAGCATAAGCACTGTAGATACACTACTGCTCAAAAGTTtcatttttcatggaaaaaaaaaaaatcattgacgAAGTTTGAAATAAGGTTATAGTCAAACCCAGTAGTGTAAAGAAGGGTaaatttattgcttttttaagtAGTGCAACTAATGGACCAGAAATAGTTTCCAGTcgaaaaaaggacatttctagGACATTTTGAATAGTAGTGTATACTTACTATTGATGTCATATTTTGAACCTTCACTTGTAAGCATGACTGGCATGCTTCCGAGGAAGAGCAACACGATGCACAGTATTTGATGGAACCATGACTCAGTTCTATGAAGTTCTTGCACAAGGCCGAAGATCAAATCTCCAGATTAAAAACGGAGGTCAGTTCTGTGCCAGGCCACACCAGCTCTGGTCCATGCAGATGCTGATTGTCCTGTAAGGGTTACTACGGTCagtaaaaacctggaaaagtctgaaatacttttgaaAAAATTTTCCAGGATTGAAAAGTTTTGTAATACCAAATAATCATagaaagtcatggaaaagtcattgaaatctgttTGACACATGACTGTATAACGTGAAGTTCCAGTAAGACTGTGCAAGAAACTTTTTTGTACGTTTACAACCACACCATTTAAAACCAGCACacgtctatagtatctttgctggctttatgtagtgaaccacgtcacgtggtgagttgcttccatattccagcagcTCTGCGGCCGTGTGTCTCATTTtgaaagtcatgtaaattacatctGATAATTTGCTGAACCTGATTGGGTCCATTTTACTCAGGCTCGGGCTTGCGtaaacttggaggaagaaacactgtcatttaagTGAAGCTATTTAGGGTTgtcataagtttagtttaacattt
Above is a genomic segment from Denticeps clupeoides chromosome 8, fDenClu1.1, whole genome shotgun sequence containing:
- the LOC114795121 gene encoding centrosomal protein of 55 kDa-like isoform X2, with the translated sequence MKTEMAQTPGNNDQRARLLRFLNVETEYIKNKLAVVSDKCRELLIQQNTEPMVCASSFRTVQESLRDALEKNQQWLAYSQQVEARVSAVLARVDQLEQRHHQELDSQDGRLGEMQQHHEGNLQRREAQSELLDRQRELEQLEQHLREKHAELSRVQRRIQDRRRELDLLHEARNRPRSGVQTRQIQAPSQETVSNHTSSPRGMQERVKE
- the LOC114795121 gene encoding centrosomal protein of 55 kDa-like isoform X3; protein product: MKTEMAQTPGNNDQRARLLRFLNVETEYIKNKLAVVSDKCRELLIQQNTEPMVCASSFRTVQESLRDALEKNQQWLAYSQQVEARVSAVLARVDQLEQRHHQELDSQDGRLGEMQQHHEGNLQRREAQSELLDRQRELEQLEQHLREKHAELSRVQRRIQDRRRELDLVRQNCMKLGTGHAQASKRDKSRRHPRRLCPTTHPRQE
- the LOC114795121 gene encoding centrosomal protein of 55 kDa-like isoform X4, whose product is MKTEMAQTPGNNDQRARLLRFLNVETEYIKNKLAVVSDKCRELLIQQNTEPMVCASSFRTVQESLRDALEKNQQWLAYSQQVEARVSAVLARVDQLEQRHHQELDSQDGRLGEMQQHHEGNLQRREAQSELLDRQRELEQLEQHLREKHAELSRVQRRIQDRRRELDLGMQERVKE
- the LOC114795121 gene encoding centrosomal protein of 55 kDa-like isoform X1; amino-acid sequence: MKTEMAQTPGNNDQRARLLRFLNVETEYIKNKLAVVSDKCRELLIQQNTEPMVCASSFRTVQESLRDALEKNQQWLAYSQQVEARVSAVLARVDQLEQRHHQELDSQDGRLGEMQQHHEGNLQRREAQSELLDRQRELEQLEQHLREKHAELSRVQRRIQDRRRELDLLHEARNRPRSGVQTRQIQAPSQETVSNHTSSPRVGNLLDESFLQCPVCSCTYPSTRYRDLLVHIEKCCV